A single region of the Legionella oakridgensis ATCC 33761 = DSM 21215 genome encodes:
- a CDS encoding NAD-dependent malic enzyme, with amino-acid sequence MAIKVNKHGQNLLRDPLLNKDTAFSEKERETFQLFGLLPSNTETIEEQILRCRDAYSAKQTPMEQHIYLRALQDRNEILFYRFVLDNLEEMMPIIYTPVVGEACQFFHHIYRQPRGLFISYPELDKIDHILKAVAATRKISVIVVTDGERILGLGDQGAGGLGIPIGKLSLYTACGGINPAETLPIILDVGTNNQDKLNDAEYLGWRHTRLIGDEYDEFVDRFVQSIKRYFPNTLLQFEDFAQQHAYPLLERYQDQLCTFNDDIQGTAAVAVAAIIAATKVSGMPLKEHRIALLGAGSAGCGISEQLVQAMINQGLNEKDARSRFYLVDRMGLLQDSMPALLPFQKPFARANESLSNWKLQSTGINLADVINNAQPTILLGVSGQPNQFTQAIVQTMASYCQRPIIFPLSNPTSRTEATPHDLLYWTKGKALVATGSPFDPVNINNREINIAQCNNSYIFPGVGLGVVAGQARRVTNGMMMAAAIALSELAPAMNTGEGRLLPELANIRNVSRHIAKAVIQQAIQEGHVDKLSEHEIENKIKETMWYPEYKPFVAA; translated from the coding sequence ATGGCGATTAAGGTAAACAAACATGGGCAAAATTTATTACGGGATCCTTTATTAAATAAAGACACTGCCTTTAGTGAAAAAGAAAGGGAAACCTTTCAATTATTCGGACTTCTACCCTCTAATACCGAAACCATAGAGGAACAGATTCTTCGTTGTCGTGATGCCTATTCTGCCAAACAAACCCCGATGGAGCAGCATATTTATTTGCGTGCTTTGCAAGATAGAAATGAGATTTTGTTTTATCGTTTTGTGCTTGATAATCTAGAAGAAATGATGCCCATCATTTACACACCGGTTGTTGGCGAAGCTTGCCAATTTTTTCATCACATTTATCGTCAGCCACGCGGCTTGTTCATCAGTTATCCTGAATTGGACAAAATCGATCACATTCTAAAAGCAGTGGCCGCTACTCGAAAAATCAGTGTTATTGTCGTAACTGATGGTGAACGCATTTTAGGCTTGGGGGATCAAGGAGCAGGAGGGCTTGGCATTCCTATTGGAAAATTGTCTCTTTACACAGCCTGTGGCGGCATCAATCCAGCCGAAACCTTACCAATCATTCTGGATGTCGGTACCAATAATCAGGACAAATTAAACGATGCTGAATACTTAGGATGGCGCCACACTCGTCTGATTGGGGATGAATATGATGAATTTGTTGACCGGTTTGTCCAAAGCATTAAACGCTATTTCCCCAATACACTCTTACAATTTGAAGATTTTGCCCAGCAGCATGCCTATCCTTTGCTGGAACGTTATCAAGATCAATTATGCACCTTCAATGACGATATTCAGGGCACCGCTGCCGTGGCCGTTGCTGCCATTATTGCCGCTACGAAAGTAAGCGGCATGCCTTTAAAAGAACATCGCATTGCTTTATTGGGAGCAGGCTCAGCAGGATGCGGCATCAGTGAACAACTGGTTCAAGCCATGATTAATCAAGGATTGAATGAAAAAGACGCACGTTCTCGCTTTTATTTAGTCGATAGAATGGGATTATTACAGGATTCCATGCCTGCTTTGCTACCCTTTCAGAAGCCTTTTGCCCGTGCCAATGAATCATTAAGCAATTGGAAACTGCAAAGTACGGGAATCAACCTGGCTGATGTTATTAATAACGCACAACCCACCATTTTGTTGGGAGTATCTGGACAGCCAAACCAATTTACCCAAGCCATCGTCCAAACGATGGCCAGTTATTGTCAGCGGCCAATTATTTTCCCTTTGTCAAATCCTACTTCACGCACAGAAGCCACCCCGCATGATCTCTTATACTGGACTAAAGGAAAAGCCTTGGTTGCCACCGGTAGCCCCTTCGACCCCGTGAATATCAATAACCGCGAAATAAACATTGCTCAATGTAACAACTCCTATATTTTTCCTGGAGTCGGCCTTGGGGTGGTAGCAGGGCAAGCCAGACGGGTCACCAATGGAATGATGATGGCTGCTGCCATCGCATTAAGTGAGCTGGCGCCAGCGATGAATACTGGAGAAGGACGATTATTGCCAGAACTAGCAAATATACGCAACGTAAGCCGCCATATCGCTAAAGCAGTCATTCAGCAAGCGATTCAGGAAGGGCATGTCGATAAATTGTCAGAACATGAAATAGAAAACAAAATAAAAGAAACCATGTGGTATCCAGAATATAAACCATTTGTTGCGGCATAA